A window of the Lolium perenne isolate Kyuss_39 chromosome 7, Kyuss_2.0, whole genome shotgun sequence genome harbors these coding sequences:
- the LOC127312123 gene encoding patatin-like protein 3, with the protein MATSALALLDQTLPFGSDRLSKEIFSILESNFLFGAQTPELGAGRVRVLSIDGGADGGALAAAALVRLERQLQELSGNKAARVADYFDLAAGSGVGGFLAAALLARGMTAEQARDVVAKNRKVFSGRAGRGGLFSSRPEAVFKKVFGDLTVRDAAKPLLIPCYDMATAAPFVFSRADAVEAEAFDFPLWQVCAAACGVAPAEVASLDGRTRLRTAGAGGAGVANPTSVAVTHVLHNKQEFPFAAGAGDLIVLSLGGSAASVARSSSSSSILRIASACQADMVDQAVSMAFGENRATNYIRIQGNGIAAGATAEAAMTERGVESVLFRGKKLLPQTNGERLDGVAEQLVREHRRRMDSKTPTVLIKLSATPRTSSSSASTLITVSTNSSSESP; encoded by the exons ATGGCGACCTCTGCGCTCGCGCTGCTCGATCAGACTCTGCCGTTTGGCTCGGACAGGCTCAGCAAGGAGATCTTTTCCATCCTGGAATCCAACTTCCTGTTCGGCGCGCAGACGCCGGAGCTAGGAGCAGGCCGCGTGCGCGTGCTCTCCATCGACGGGGGCGCGGATGGCGGCGCGCTGGCCGCGGCTGCTCTCGTCAGGCTCGAGCGACAGCTGCAGGAGCTCTCCGGTAACAAGGCCGCGCGCGTCGCGGACTATTTCGACCTGGCGGCCGGGTCTGGCGTCGGCGGGTTCCTCGCGGCGGCGCTTCTCGCGCGTGGGATGACCGCCGAGCAGGCGCGCGACGTGGTGGCCAAGAACCGGAAGGTGTTCTCCGGGCGCGCCGGCCGGGGCGGGCTGTTCTCCTCGCGGCCGGAGGCGGTGTTCAAGAAGGTGTTCGGGGACCTCACCGTGAGGGACGCGGCCAAGCCGCTGCTGATCCCCTGCTACGACATGGCCACGGCGGCGCCGTTCGTCTTCTCCCGCGCCGACGCCGTCGAGGCCGAGGCGTTCGACTTCCCGCTCTGGCAGGTCTGCGCGGCGGCCTGCGGGGTGGCGCCGGCCGAGGTGGCGTCCCTCGATGGGCGGACCAGACTGCGCACCGCCGGCGCGGGAGGCGCGGGCGTGGCCAACCCGACGTCCGTGGCCGTCACCCACGTGCTCCACAACAAGCAGGAGTTCCCCttcgccgccggcgccggcgacctcATCGTGCTCTCGCTCGGCGGGAGCGCTGCCTCGGTCGCCCGCTCGTCCTCGTCCTCTAGCATCCTCCGCATCGCCAGCGCGTGCCAGGCCGACATG GTGGACCAAGCAGTATCAATGGCGTTCGGAGAGAACAGAGCAACCAACTACATCCGCATCCAG GGCAACGGCATTGCTGCCGGAgcgacggcggaggcggcgaTGACGGAGCGGGGCGTGGAGTCGGTCCTGTTCCGGGGAAAGAAGTTGTTGCCGCAGACCAACGGCGAGCGGTTGGACGGCGTGGCGGAGCAGCTGGTGCGGGAACACCGACGGAGGATGGACAGCAAGACGCCGACGGTGCTCATCAAGTTGTCGGCGACGCCCAGGACGTCGTCCTCGTCGGCGTCCACCCTCATCACCGTCTCCACCAACTCCTCCTCCGAGTCGCCGTGA